A single genomic interval of Pan paniscus chromosome 18, NHGRI_mPanPan1-v2.0_pri, whole genome shotgun sequence harbors:
- the NFATC2IP gene encoding NFATC2-interacting protein, producing MAEPVGKRGRWSGGSGAGRGGRGGWGGRGRRPRAQRSPSRGTLDVVSVDLVTDSDEEILEVATARGAADEVEVAPPEPPGPVASRDNSDSDSEGENGRPAGPPREPVRRRRRLVLDPGEAPLVPVYSGKVKSSLRLIPDDLSLLKLYPPGDEEEAELADSSGLYHEGSPSPGSPWKTKLRTKDKEEKKKTEFLDLDNSPLSPPSPRTKSRTHTRALKKLSEVNKRLQDLRSCLSPKPPQGQEQQGQEDEVVLVEGPTLPETPRLFPLKIRCRADLVRLPLRMSEPLQSVVDHMATHLGVSPSRILLLFGETELSPAATPRTLKLGVADIIDCVVLASSPEATETSQQLQLRVQGKEKHQTLEVSLSRDSPLKTLMSHYEEAMGLSGRKLSFFFDGTKLSGRELPADLGMESGDLIEVWG from the exons ATGGCGGAGCCTGTGGGGAAGCGGGGCCGCTGGTCTGGAGGTAGCGGTGCCGGCCGAGGGGGTCGGGGCGGCTGGGGCGGTCGGGGCCGGCGTCCTCGGGCCCAGCGGTCTCCATCCCGGGGCACGCTGGACGTGGTGTCTGTGGACTTGGTCACCGACAGCGATGAGGAAATTCTGGAGGTCGCCACCGCTCGCGGTGCCGCGGACGAGGTTGAGGTTGCGCCCCCGGAGCCCCCGGGGCCGGTCGCGTCCCGGGATAACAGCGACAGTGACAGCGAAGGGGAGAACGGGCGGCCCGCAGGACCCCCGCGGGAGCCGgtcaggcggcggcggcggctggtgCTGGATCCGGGGGAGGCGCCGCTGGTTCCGGTGTACTCGGGGAAG GTTAAAAGCAGCCTTCGCCTTATCCCAGATGATCTGTCCCTCCTGAAACTCTATCCTCCAGGGGATGAGGAAG aggcagagctggcagatTCGAGTGGTCTCTACCATGAGGGCTCCCCATCACCAGGCTCTCCCTGGAAGACAAAGCTGAGGACTAAggataaagaagagaagaaaaagacagagTTTCT GGATCTGGACAACTCTCCTCTGTCCCCACCTTCACCAAGGACCAAAAGCAGAACGCATACTCGGGCACTCAAGAAGTTAAG TGAGGTGAACAAGCGCCTCCAGGATCTCCGTTCCTGTCTGAGCCCCAAGCCACCTCAGGGTCAAGAGCAACAGGGCCAAGAGGATGAAGTGGTCTTGGTGGAAGGGCCCACCCTCCCAGAGACCCCCCGACTCTTCCCACTCAAAATCCGTTGCCGGGCTGACCTGGTCAGATTGCCCCTCAGGATG TCGGAGCCCCTGCAGAGTGTGGTGGACCACATGGCCACCCACCTTGGGGTGTCCCCAAGCAGGATCCTTTTGCTTTTTGGAGAGACAGAGCTATCACCTGCTGCCACTCCCAGGACCCTAAAGCTCGGAGTGGCTGACATCATTG ACTGTGTGGTACTAGCAAGTTCTCCAGAGGCCACAGAGACGTCCCAACAGCTCCAGCTTCGGGTGCAGGGAAAGGAGAAACACCAGACACTGGAAGTCTCACTGTCTCGA GATTCCCCTCTAAAGACCCTCATGTCCCACTATGAGGAGGCCATGGGACTGTCGGGACGGAAGCTCTCCTTCTTCTTTGATGGGACAAAGCTTTCAGGCAGGGAGCTGCCAGCTGACCTGGGCATGGAATCTGGGGACCTCATTGAGGTCTGGGGCTGA